AATCGTTTAAGGCTCTTTTCACAGATAAATTACCAATCTTGCAAGGTATGGTAAAACTACCTGGATCCCCGTGTTTTTCGGGCAACTTATCTGTCACTACTGCTGAACAAACATCCTGAAGCACTATAGTTGTCACCCCCGCCAGATTTTTCTTATTCATCAAGATTTGCCTCAAACACTTTGCAAAACCTGGCATCTGCACAATTGCATCTAAAAATGGAATGTTAATATGCAATTTACTGAGGTGACTCACAAATTTATCCATTTGCTGCTTTAGTTTATGTTTCACCAATCTCTGAGGAAATGGGCTTTTGGGCTGGTACGGCTTTACTTCAGGTTTGTCAGCCTGTTTTGATGGAACGACCGGTGTCTGCACAGCTGGGTTCGGCTCTATCTCTACTTCTTTAGCaacctcctcttcttcttcatgtaCCTGCGCAAGCGGAGTAGATTCATCAGGCAAATAATTTGTAGAATTATACGTATTACCTGATCGAGTTGTGACAGCATAGACATGCTCATTTCGAGCATTGCTGATtaaagttcccttgctgattctggacatagttaacttctTGAGCCGGCTAATCCGGGCAATcctctgaataatgcatgtccccacagtagtcacaaCCATCAGCAATTaccttaacatccctttcaatgcttttaaatctcacatcttggttgtcaaacctctcaTTCATCTActttgtgagggctttgacttcagcaaccaagcttgattcttcactactctcTAGCTTTGACATCTCACAGTCTTACTACCAGTTCTCTTGCTTACAAGCTCTTCGCGATTAGAAAACTCCTTAGCCATATCATCTAGGATTTTGTAACCCTCAGCTGGggtcacattgttcaaactaccccCAAATGCCCCGACTAGTT
The Erigeron canadensis isolate Cc75 chromosome 2, C_canadensis_v1, whole genome shotgun sequence DNA segment above includes these coding regions:
- the LOC122586625 gene encoding uncharacterized protein LOC122586625: MVVTTVGTCIIQRIARISRLKKLTMSRISKGTLISNARNEHVYAVTTRSGNTYNSTNYLPDESTPLAQVHEEEEEVAKEVEIEPNPAVQTPVVPSKQADKPEVKPYQPKSPFPQRLVKHKLKQQMDKFVSHLSKLHINIPFLDAIVQMPGFAKCLRQILMNKKNLAGVTTIVLQDVCSAVVTDKLPEKHGDPGSFTIPCKIGNLSVKRALNDSGASINLMPSSIYSKMNLGEPKLIKMKIHLANKSEIRPMGILEDVLVKVGGLVFPVNFVIIEADEALDVPLILGRPFLATADAKLEVGRGKLTLRAGNESVTFTNTCSVSFPNVANSVETACVSSLDSKVDEWLDKKLEK